In Amycolatopsis solani, a single window of DNA contains:
- a CDS encoding zinc-dependent alcohol dehydrogenase, whose product MRANTWAGRNKVEVRDVPDPKILNHRDAIVRITSTAICGSDLHLVDGYIPTMQDGDVLGHEFMGEVLEVGPGVDPGRLRPGDRVVVPFPIACGACAACAAELYSCCENSNPNAGIAEKMFGHPTAGIFGYSHLTGGFAGGQAQYARVPFADVGPIKIESDLTDEQVLFLSDILPTGFMGADMCDIRSSDVVAVWGAGPVGQFAMDSARLLGAAKVIAIDKEPYRLELAERAGHIPVNFEEVDVRSRLLELTGGRGPDKCIDAVGLEATHGSAHVATYDRVKQALRSETERPHALRQAILSCRSGGVVSVIGVYGGLLDKFPAGAWMNRSLTLRTGQCHVQRYMEPLLRHIERGELDPTRIISHTLPLDEAERGFELFKNKQDHCEKVVLKP is encoded by the coding sequence ATGAGGGCCAACACCTGGGCGGGCCGCAACAAGGTCGAGGTCCGCGACGTCCCGGACCCGAAGATCCTGAACCACCGCGACGCGATCGTCCGGATCACCTCCACCGCCATCTGCGGCTCGGACCTGCACCTGGTCGACGGCTACATCCCCACCATGCAGGACGGCGACGTCCTCGGCCACGAGTTCATGGGCGAGGTGCTCGAGGTCGGCCCGGGCGTCGATCCGGGGCGGCTGCGCCCCGGCGACCGGGTCGTCGTGCCGTTCCCGATCGCCTGCGGCGCGTGCGCCGCCTGCGCCGCGGAGCTGTACTCCTGCTGCGAGAACTCCAACCCCAACGCCGGGATCGCGGAGAAGATGTTCGGGCACCCGACCGCCGGGATCTTCGGCTACTCGCACCTGACCGGGGGCTTCGCGGGTGGTCAGGCGCAGTACGCGCGGGTGCCGTTCGCCGACGTCGGCCCGATCAAGATCGAGTCGGACCTGACCGACGAGCAGGTGCTGTTCCTCTCCGACATCCTGCCCACCGGGTTCATGGGCGCCGACATGTGCGACATCCGTTCGAGTGACGTGGTCGCGGTCTGGGGCGCCGGCCCGGTCGGCCAGTTCGCCATGGACAGCGCCCGGCTGCTGGGCGCGGCGAAGGTCATCGCCATCGACAAGGAGCCGTACCGGCTGGAGCTGGCGGAGCGGGCGGGCCACATCCCGGTGAACTTCGAGGAGGTCGACGTCCGGTCCCGGCTGCTGGAGCTGACCGGTGGCCGCGGACCCGACAAGTGCATCGACGCGGTCGGCTTGGAAGCCACCCACGGCAGCGCGCACGTCGCGACCTACGACCGGGTCAAGCAGGCGCTGCGATCGGAGACCGAACGCCCGCACGCGCTGCGCCAGGCCATCCTGTCGTGCCGCAGCGGCGGCGTGGTTTCGGTGATCGGCGTGTACGGCGGCCTGCTGGACAAGTTTCCCGCCGGCGCGTGGATGAACCGGTCGCTGACGCTGCGGACCGGGCAGTGCCACGTGCAGCGCTACATGGAGCCGTTGCTGCGGCACATCGAACGCGGCGAGCTGGATCCGACCCGGATCATCAGCCACACGCTGCCGCTGGATGAGGCCGAGCGCGGCTTCGAGCTGTTCAAGAACAAGCAGGACCACTGCGAGAAGGTCGTCCTCAAGCCCTGA
- a CDS encoding SRPBCC family protein yields MELTATTTIRQPVPDVFAFWRALENLPTFMAHLEQVRVTGDRTSHWSASAPFGKDVGWDAEITEETAGALIAWRSTGKADVPNAGVVRFAPAPDGESTEVHVAMTYEIPGGALGKLVAKYFGEEPHQQLDDDLRRLKQVLETGEVVRSDGAPWGKRARKEFPQRPAQPLSDAELEKGPDA; encoded by the coding sequence GTGGAATTGACAGCAACGACCACCATTCGCCAACCCGTGCCGGACGTCTTCGCGTTCTGGCGCGCCCTGGAGAACCTCCCGACGTTCATGGCGCACCTCGAGCAGGTCCGCGTCACCGGCGACCGGACGAGCCACTGGTCCGCCAGTGCCCCGTTCGGCAAGGACGTCGGGTGGGACGCGGAAATCACCGAAGAGACGGCGGGCGCGCTGATCGCGTGGCGGTCGACCGGGAAAGCCGACGTGCCGAACGCCGGCGTCGTCCGGTTCGCGCCCGCCCCCGACGGGGAGAGCACCGAGGTGCACGTCGCCATGACGTACGAGATCCCCGGCGGCGCGCTCGGCAAGCTGGTCGCCAAGTACTTCGGCGAGGAACCGCACCAGCAGCTCGACGACGACCTGCGCCGGCTCAAGCAGGTGCTGGAGACCGGCGAGGTCGTCCGGTCCGACGGCGCCCCGTGGGGCAAGCGGGCCCGCAAGGAGTTCCCGCAACGCCCGGCACAGCCGCTGTCGGACGCCGAGCTCGAGAAGGGACCGGACGCATGA
- a CDS encoding AraC family transcriptional regulator, translated as MTGLPQTELLSGHPVARARDVDEAHEAVTRTYLPHRLELLDRGSGFDMRLNAVRVGAVTAGYLCYGSAVRLGTADAGNYHVNIPVTGRCEQRCGSAEPVFAAPGRAAVFMPGYPADLRWGAGCAQLCLMIDRRDLELELERQLGRPLGERLRFTTTMDLDTPAARSWLDVLALLERDAGRPGGITHHPAAAAHLQNLVIAGLLLAQPNNYSDLLHAPAAPAPPRALRRAVELIEDDPGRPWTSSTLAREVSVSVRALQEGFQRWFGLPPMAYLRDVRLTRVHGELAVSDPAATTIAAVAARWGFLHAGRFSTAYRRKFGTLPSDTLHGRRPAPGPNG; from the coding sequence GTGACGGGTCTGCCTCAGACGGAGCTGCTGTCCGGGCACCCGGTCGCTCGCGCGAGGGACGTCGACGAAGCGCACGAAGCCGTGACCCGGACGTACCTGCCTCACCGGCTCGAACTGCTGGACCGCGGGAGCGGCTTCGACATGCGGCTCAACGCGGTCCGGGTGGGCGCGGTGACCGCGGGCTACCTGTGCTACGGCAGCGCGGTGCGGCTCGGGACCGCCGACGCCGGCAACTACCACGTCAACATCCCGGTCACCGGCCGGTGCGAGCAGCGCTGCGGCTCGGCGGAGCCGGTGTTCGCCGCACCCGGGCGGGCCGCCGTGTTCATGCCGGGCTACCCGGCCGACCTGCGGTGGGGAGCCGGGTGCGCCCAGCTCTGCCTCATGATCGACCGGCGCGACCTGGAACTGGAGCTGGAACGGCAGCTCGGGCGGCCGCTGGGCGAGCGGCTGCGCTTCACCACCACGATGGACCTGGACACCCCGGCGGCCCGGTCGTGGCTCGACGTACTGGCGCTGCTGGAGCGTGACGCGGGCCGGCCGGGCGGGATCACGCACCACCCCGCGGCGGCCGCGCACCTGCAGAACCTGGTGATCGCCGGTCTGCTGCTGGCCCAGCCGAACAACTACAGCGACCTCCTCCACGCGCCGGCGGCCCCGGCCCCGCCCCGGGCGCTGCGCCGCGCCGTCGAGCTGATCGAAGACGACCCGGGCCGGCCGTGGACGTCGAGCACCCTGGCCCGCGAGGTCTCGGTCAGCGTCCGGGCCCTGCAGGAGGGGTTCCAGCGCTGGTTCGGCCTGCCGCCGATGGCGTACCTGCGCGACGTCCGCCTGACCCGGGTGCACGGCGAACTCGCGGTATCCGACCCCGCCGCGACGACGATCGCCGCGGTCGCGGCGCGCTGGGGCTTCCTGCACGCCGGCCGCTTCTCGACCGCTTACCGACGCAAGTTCGGCACCCTGCCCTCGGACACCCTGCACGGCCGTCGCCCGGCACCGGGGCCGAACGGCTGA
- a CDS encoding MEDS domain-containing protein, with amino-acid sequence MDRRDRTDREVALGGAALAPGDHLCVFHRGRAERDRLLLPFLADGLKAGDAVLYLAAEGEREDFRERLAGAGDLVLTEPEDGHLRNGEFAPDELFAMLDGWSRRKLGTGDRPFGRVVGDMGWAAPRLAPALLDALLAEEVAVTAWTADSPKVVLCLYDLDLFGGDLIVPLIKAHPKVWMAGMLVENPYYLSAPENGHPLARTDV; translated from the coding sequence ATGGACCGGAGGGATCGGACCGATCGCGAGGTGGCCCTCGGGGGAGCCGCGCTGGCGCCGGGTGACCACCTCTGCGTCTTCCACCGGGGACGAGCCGAGCGGGACCGCCTCCTGCTCCCGTTCCTCGCCGACGGCCTGAAGGCCGGGGACGCCGTGCTCTACCTGGCCGCCGAGGGGGAGCGCGAGGACTTTCGAGAACGGCTGGCCGGCGCGGGTGACCTCGTGCTCACCGAGCCGGAAGACGGCCACCTCCGCAACGGCGAGTTCGCGCCCGACGAGCTCTTCGCGATGCTGGACGGCTGGTCGCGGCGCAAGCTCGGCACCGGTGACCGCCCGTTCGGGCGCGTCGTCGGCGACATGGGCTGGGCCGCGCCCCGGCTGGCTCCCGCGCTGCTCGACGCGCTCCTCGCCGAAGAGGTCGCGGTGACCGCGTGGACGGCGGACTCCCCGAAGGTCGTGCTGTGCCTCTACGACCTGGACCTGTTCGGCGGCGACCTGATCGTCCCGCTGATCAAGGCGCATCCGAAGGTCTGGATGGCCGGGATGCTCGTCGAAAACCCCTACTACCTCTCGGCGCCGGAAAACGGGCACCCCCTCGCGCGCACCGACGTGTGA
- a CDS encoding DUF2267 domain-containing protein translates to MVQHEKWLTAVEDVAELDDPDTARAVLAAVMAALARCLPDTGREWLADRLPSPEAGPVRDPGPANLVSGTDVEAAVARRLRTSPERGRYLTQAVLTALTRTDPGLAGELRARLPRAVVEVLEPAGESPRDAASHRPEVPTRLTDEEVARGLRHLTGWSGDRHGIERTVQLPADRITPLVERVQREARRMNDHAHVERADGAVTFRLKTGREGVVTEPDLWLAERIDEAVAAVGSGGRPG, encoded by the coding sequence GTGGTACAGCACGAGAAGTGGCTGACCGCCGTCGAAGACGTCGCCGAGCTGGACGACCCGGACACCGCGAGGGCCGTGCTCGCCGCGGTCATGGCCGCCCTCGCCCGGTGCCTGCCGGACACCGGGCGCGAGTGGCTGGCCGACCGGCTGCCCAGTCCCGAGGCCGGACCGGTGCGCGATCCCGGACCGGCGAACCTGGTCTCGGGCACCGACGTCGAAGCGGCGGTGGCCCGGCGGCTGCGGACCTCGCCCGAGCGAGGCCGCTACCTCACCCAGGCGGTCCTGACCGCGCTCACCCGGACCGATCCCGGGCTCGCCGGCGAGCTGCGCGCCCGGCTCCCGCGCGCCGTCGTCGAGGTGCTCGAGCCCGCGGGCGAGTCGCCCCGGGACGCGGCGAGCCACCGGCCGGAAGTCCCGACGCGGCTGACGGACGAGGAGGTGGCCCGCGGCCTGCGTCACCTGACCGGCTGGTCGGGGGACCGCCACGGGATCGAGCGCACCGTGCAGCTGCCCGCCGACCGGATCACGCCGCTGGTCGAGCGCGTCCAGCGGGAAGCGCGGAGGATGAACGACCACGCCCACGTCGAGCGGGCCGACGGCGCGGTGACGTTCCGGCTGAAGACCGGTCGCGAGGGCGTCGTCACCGAACCGGATCTGTGGCTGGCCGAGCGGATCGACGAAGCCGTCGCCGCCGTGGGCTCCGGTGGCCGGCCCGGTTGA
- a CDS encoding alpha-amylase family protein yields the protein MIYSLDIETFQDSDGDGVGDLRGLTDRLDYLGRLGVDTIWLNPCHPSPRRDGGYDITDYYGIDSRFGSLGDFAELVSQADEAGIRLVLDLVVNHTSDEHPWFRSALSGRSAPHHDWYVWADDEPADRWDGAVFPGSEEETWTFAESVGRWYRHRFYRFQPELDVEHPAVRAELAKIVTFWLRLGVAGFRIDAAPFLIESHGRRDFALLRQLRETVSWQRGDAVLLAEANVPEDELLEYFGSADDEASRATMLFDFRLNQALMLGLARGDAEPVRERLRRSPRLPGQAQWATFLRNHDEVDLGGLSPEERGDVIGEFGPEPHMQLYDRGIRRRLACMLDGDRRRLELAYSLLLTMPGSPVLRYGDEIGMGEDLTLPERTAIRTPMQWSDGPNGGFSRAPADRLVAPPVQDGPFGYERVNVLGQRRDSNSLLTWFERVLHTRKECPEIAVGRHEPVDGGPTAVLVHRAETAKGRMVFVHNLGPADCHVRIPAEPDDLALAVFEDGAYDDRIDPADVTVAGHGYRWIRLVTA from the coding sequence GTGATCTACTCCCTCGACATCGAAACGTTCCAGGACTCGGACGGCGACGGGGTCGGGGACCTGCGCGGCCTCACCGACCGGCTGGACTACCTCGGCCGGCTCGGCGTGGACACGATCTGGCTCAACCCGTGCCACCCCTCGCCGCGCCGCGACGGCGGCTACGACATCACCGACTACTACGGCATCGACTCCCGCTTCGGGAGTCTCGGGGACTTCGCCGAGCTCGTCAGCCAAGCCGACGAGGCCGGCATCCGGCTCGTGCTCGACCTGGTCGTCAACCACACGAGTGACGAGCACCCGTGGTTCCGGTCGGCCCTCTCCGGGCGGTCGGCGCCGCACCACGACTGGTACGTGTGGGCCGACGACGAACCGGCCGACCGCTGGGACGGCGCCGTGTTCCCCGGGTCCGAAGAGGAGACCTGGACCTTCGCCGAGAGCGTCGGCCGCTGGTACCGGCACCGCTTCTACCGCTTTCAGCCCGAGCTCGACGTCGAACACCCGGCGGTGCGGGCCGAGCTGGCCAAGATCGTCACCTTCTGGCTGCGGCTGGGCGTCGCGGGTTTCCGGATCGACGCGGCCCCGTTCCTCATCGAGTCACACGGGCGGCGGGACTTCGCCCTCCTGCGGCAGCTGCGGGAAACCGTTTCCTGGCAACGCGGGGACGCCGTGCTGCTGGCCGAGGCGAACGTGCCCGAGGACGAGCTGCTGGAGTACTTCGGCAGCGCGGACGACGAGGCCAGCCGCGCGACGATGCTCTTCGACTTCCGGCTCAACCAGGCCTTGATGCTCGGGCTGGCCCGCGGTGACGCCGAGCCCGTCCGGGAGCGGCTGCGGCGCTCGCCCCGGCTGCCGGGCCAGGCCCAGTGGGCCACGTTCCTGCGCAACCACGACGAGGTCGACCTCGGCGGCCTGTCCCCCGAAGAACGCGGCGACGTGATCGGCGAGTTCGGGCCGGAGCCCCACATGCAGCTCTACGACCGGGGCATCCGGCGCCGCCTGGCCTGCATGCTCGACGGCGACCGGCGGCGCCTGGAACTGGCCTACAGCCTGCTGCTGACCATGCCGGGCAGCCCCGTGCTGCGGTACGGCGACGAGATCGGCATGGGCGAGGACCTCACGCTGCCCGAGCGCACCGCGATCCGCACGCCGATGCAGTGGTCCGACGGCCCCAACGGCGGGTTCTCCCGCGCGCCGGCCGACCGGCTGGTCGCCCCGCCCGTCCAAGACGGGCCGTTCGGCTACGAACGGGTCAACGTCCTCGGCCAGCGCCGTGATTCGAACAGCCTGCTGACCTGGTTCGAGCGGGTGCTGCACACCCGCAAGGAGTGCCCGGAGATCGCCGTCGGCCGCCACGAACCCGTCGACGGCGGCCCGACGGCGGTCCTGGTGCACCGGGCCGAAACGGCGAAGGGCCGCATGGTGTTCGTGCACAACCTGGGACCCGCCGACTGCCACGTCCGCATCCCGGCCGAGCCGGACGACCTCGCGCTGGCGGTCTTCGAGGACGGCGCCTACGACGACCGCATCGACCCGGCGGACGTGACCGTCGCCGGCCACGGCTACCGCTGGATCCGGCTGGTCACCGCCTGA
- a CDS encoding general stress protein has product MTAQPGATAPSPRHAPDRVPIASYDDYRDAERAVDYLSDQGFPVQRTAIIGRDVQLVEQVIGRLGLGGAALRGAGSGALTGLLIGWLFALFNWFTPVLATLTLALYGLVFGAVVGAIFGLVSHALQRGRRDFASVRAMAPTRYEVVADAEVADDARALLANLPPEQGGA; this is encoded by the coding sequence ATGACCGCACAGCCGGGCGCGACCGCGCCTTCTCCCCGCCACGCTCCCGACCGGGTCCCGATCGCTTCGTACGACGACTACCGCGACGCCGAGCGGGCCGTCGACTACCTCTCCGACCAAGGGTTCCCGGTGCAGCGGACCGCCATCATCGGCCGCGACGTGCAGCTGGTCGAGCAGGTCATCGGCCGGCTCGGCCTCGGCGGCGCCGCCCTGCGCGGGGCCGGCTCCGGAGCGCTGACCGGGCTCTTGATCGGCTGGCTGTTCGCCCTGTTCAACTGGTTCACCCCGGTCCTCGCCACGCTGACGCTCGCCCTCTACGGGCTCGTCTTCGGCGCGGTCGTCGGCGCGATCTTCGGTCTGGTCTCGCACGCGCTGCAGCGCGGCCGCCGGGACTTCGCGTCGGTCCGCGCGATGGCGCCCACCCGCTACGAGGTCGTCGCCGACGCCGAAGTCGCCGACGACGCCCGTGCGCTGCTGGCGAACCTGCCCCCGGAACAGGGAGGTGCGTGA
- a CDS encoding Hsp20/alpha crystallin family protein, producing the protein MTLLRFDPFRDWERLSEQVLSGRTAPRAMPMEAFRRGDEFFVALDLPGIDPDDVDVSVERNVVTVRATRRPARDEGAELIIDERPQGEFSRQLFLGDNLDASRLSADFERGVLTLRIPVAESSKPRRVEIGSRDERRQLADDRTDQPAHARAEEHATA; encoded by the coding sequence ATGACCTTGCTGCGTTTCGATCCGTTCCGAGATTGGGAACGCCTCAGCGAACAGGTGCTGAGCGGGCGCACGGCACCCCGCGCGATGCCGATGGAAGCGTTCCGCCGCGGTGACGAATTCTTCGTCGCGCTCGACCTGCCCGGCATCGACCCGGACGACGTCGACGTGTCCGTCGAACGCAATGTCGTCACGGTGCGGGCGACCCGCCGCCCGGCCCGCGACGAGGGCGCCGAGCTGATCATCGACGAGCGGCCGCAGGGTGAGTTCAGCCGCCAGCTGTTCCTCGGGGACAACCTCGACGCCTCCCGGCTGTCGGCCGACTTCGAGCGCGGCGTGCTGACGCTGCGGATCCCGGTGGCCGAGTCGAGCAAGCCCCGCCGGGTCGAAATCGGGAGCCGCGACGAGCGGCGGCAGCTCGCCGACGACCGCACGGACCAGCCCGCCCACGCCCGCGCCGAAGAACACGCGACCGCTTAG
- a CDS encoding STAS domain-containing protein: MGDVQVMDQGPAMTRPVRVEPLDHVRPGARLLRPRGRFHARTGIELMAVIDGQRAHALDLLILDLTEVVTFGPLALQIVVQIATELRRVGIGLRLVGSEQAVGSALAVAGVRSLVTLHGTVGEALAGR, from the coding sequence GTGGGAGACGTGCAGGTGATGGACCAGGGCCCGGCGATGACGCGGCCCGTGCGGGTCGAGCCGCTGGACCACGTGCGGCCGGGAGCTCGGCTGCTGCGGCCACGCGGCCGGTTCCACGCGCGGACCGGGATCGAACTCATGGCCGTCATCGACGGGCAGCGAGCACATGCCCTCGACCTGCTGATCCTCGATCTGACCGAAGTGGTCACCTTCGGCCCGCTGGCCCTCCAGATCGTCGTGCAGATCGCGACGGAGCTCCGCCGCGTCGGCATCGGGCTGCGGCTGGTCGGCTCGGAACAGGCCGTCGGCTCGGCCTTGGCCGTGGCGGGGGTGCGCTCCCTGGTCACCCTGCACGGCACGGTCGGCGAGGCCCTCGCCGGCCGGTGA
- a CDS encoding glycoside hydrolase family 13 protein, with amino-acid sequence MDNSENWWRDAVVYEVYPRSFADANGDGTGDLAGLRARLGHLADLGVDAVWTTPFYRSPMVDGGYDIEDHRAVDPLFGTDADALELIAEVHRAGLRLLIDVVPNHTSDRHRWFRAALAAGPGSPERARYHFRPGQGDDGELPPNDWRSVFGGPAWRRVPDGEWYLHLFAPEQPDLNWDHPEVRAEFEDVLRFWFSRGVDGVRIDVAHGLVKDPALPDLQSGHEDLMQPPDRSRHPHWDLEGVHDIYRSWRKIADEFGPDRVFVAEAWVARPDRLACYVRPDELHTAFNFDFLRCSWEAGALRSVIDCTVEALHAVGAPATWVLSNHDVVRHVTRFGRENTRVEDHPCPSEPADLPLGRRRARAALLLMLALPGGAYLYQGEELGLEEVEDLPEYVLTDPTWERSGHTQRGRDGCRVPLPWSGTAPPFGFTDTDVPTWLPQPARWRELTAQAQNDDPRSMLRLYRAALAARREHPALGDGTMTWVPAPEGVLWFAREPGFECVVNLSGGPVELPGGARVLLASVPLEDGRVPVDGAVWLVRR; translated from the coding sequence ATGGACAACTCCGAAAACTGGTGGCGTGACGCCGTCGTTTACGAGGTCTACCCGCGCAGCTTCGCCGACGCGAACGGGGACGGCACCGGAGACCTCGCGGGCTTGCGGGCACGTCTGGGTCACCTGGCCGACCTGGGTGTCGATGCCGTGTGGACGACGCCGTTCTACCGCTCGCCGATGGTCGACGGTGGCTACGACATCGAAGACCACCGGGCCGTCGACCCGCTGTTCGGGACGGACGCGGACGCCCTCGAGCTGATCGCCGAAGTGCACCGGGCCGGGCTGCGGCTGCTGATCGACGTCGTGCCGAACCACACCTCCGACCGCCACCGGTGGTTCCGGGCGGCGCTGGCCGCCGGGCCCGGTTCGCCCGAACGGGCGCGGTACCACTTCCGGCCCGGGCAGGGCGACGACGGCGAGCTGCCGCCCAACGACTGGCGCAGCGTCTTCGGCGGCCCCGCGTGGCGGCGGGTGCCGGACGGCGAGTGGTACCTGCACCTGTTCGCCCCCGAGCAACCGGACCTGAACTGGGACCACCCGGAAGTGCGCGCCGAATTCGAAGACGTGCTGCGGTTCTGGTTCTCCCGCGGGGTCGACGGCGTCCGCATCGACGTCGCCCACGGCCTGGTGAAGGATCCGGCGTTGCCGGACCTGCAGTCCGGCCACGAAGATCTGATGCAGCCGCCGGACCGCAGCCGGCACCCGCACTGGGACCTCGAAGGCGTGCACGACATCTACCGGTCGTGGCGCAAGATCGCGGACGAGTTCGGCCCGGACCGGGTGTTCGTCGCCGAAGCCTGGGTCGCGAGGCCGGACCGGCTGGCGTGCTACGTCCGCCCGGACGAGCTGCACACCGCGTTCAACTTCGACTTCCTGCGCTGTTCGTGGGAGGCCGGGGCGCTGCGTTCGGTGATCGACTGCACGGTGGAGGCCCTGCACGCGGTGGGGGCGCCCGCGACGTGGGTGCTGTCCAACCACGACGTCGTCCGCCACGTGACGCGGTTCGGCCGCGAGAACACCCGGGTCGAGGACCACCCGTGCCCGTCCGAGCCGGCCGACCTCCCGCTGGGCAGGCGCCGGGCCCGTGCGGCGCTGCTGCTGATGCTGGCGCTGCCCGGCGGCGCTTACCTCTACCAGGGCGAGGAACTGGGGCTGGAGGAGGTCGAGGACCTGCCGGAGTACGTGCTCACCGACCCGACGTGGGAACGCTCCGGCCACACCCAGCGCGGCCGCGACGGCTGCCGGGTGCCGCTGCCGTGGTCGGGAACGGCACCGCCGTTCGGCTTCACCGACACCGACGTGCCGACCTGGCTGCCGCAGCCGGCCCGCTGGCGGGAGCTGACCGCACAGGCGCAGAACGACGACCCGCGATCGATGCTCCGCCTGTACCGAGCCGCCCTCGCCGCGCGGCGGGAGCACCCCGCGCTGGGCGACGGCACGATGACGTGGGTACCCGCGCCCGAGGGCGTGCTGTGGTTCGCGCGCGAGCCGGGTTTCGAGTGCGTGGTGAACCTGTCGGGCGGGCCGGTGGAGCTGCCGGGTGGCGCGCGGGTGCTGCTGGCGAGTGTGCCGCTGGAGGACGGGCGGGTGCCGGTGGATGGCGCGGTGTGGTTGGTCAGGCGGTGA
- a CDS encoding PucR family transcriptional regulator — translation MTSQDSAEAHPGLGAEVRRLGGRSGRIELADGHWRWCHALRGLGGLTGNLVVRAEQAPSRDEVFLLNSLCQQAAAALANAALLKRERRQSVALRELNDQLSTSVERLKQQTQVHDVLSTISASGAGEPGIAHALHQLTALPVAVEDRFGNLRAWGGPGRPDPYPKVGVHRREELLRHAATRSEPVRVKDRLVSLVKPRHEVLGVLSLIDPARVAGADEVFALQYGSTVLALELSHQRSLAEVELRLRRDLVDDLIAGTDDGSAYARAEAIGHDLRRPHHVVVLRWSGDLAEDVVAEATGRSVTTLGLASLVSRHSGAVVLLVAGPLDGAALYASLSESLGADGAIGVGSRCDTPGRLPKSYGEAVRAVQVRRGSHTPNGVTTFEQLGIYRLLDTGQNHGDVVEFVREWLGKLLDYDTQRNADLVATLAQYLECGGSYGDTAAALMIHRSTLRYRLGRIREITELDLNDVDSRLNLHLATRVWQVLRGSQ, via the coding sequence ATGACCTCGCAGGACAGTGCGGAGGCTCATCCCGGCCTCGGCGCGGAAGTCCGCCGGCTCGGCGGGCGGAGCGGGCGGATCGAGCTGGCCGACGGTCACTGGCGCTGGTGCCACGCGCTGCGCGGGCTCGGCGGCCTGACGGGCAACCTCGTGGTCCGGGCCGAGCAGGCCCCCTCCCGTGACGAGGTTTTCCTGCTCAACTCGCTGTGCCAGCAGGCAGCCGCGGCGCTCGCCAACGCCGCGCTGCTCAAGCGGGAGCGGCGGCAGTCGGTGGCGCTGCGGGAGCTCAACGACCAGCTGTCCACGTCGGTGGAGCGGCTCAAGCAGCAGACGCAGGTGCACGACGTGCTGTCCACCATCTCGGCTTCCGGGGCGGGCGAGCCGGGCATCGCGCACGCGCTGCACCAGCTGACCGCGCTGCCGGTAGCGGTTGAGGATCGGTTCGGCAACCTGCGCGCCTGGGGCGGCCCCGGCCGGCCGGACCCCTACCCGAAGGTCGGCGTGCACCGGCGTGAGGAGCTGCTCCGGCACGCCGCGACCCGGTCCGAACCGGTCCGTGTCAAGGACCGGCTCGTCTCACTGGTGAAGCCGCGGCACGAGGTGCTCGGCGTGCTCTCCCTGATCGACCCCGCGCGGGTCGCGGGCGCGGACGAGGTGTTCGCCCTCCAGTACGGCTCGACCGTGCTGGCGCTGGAACTCTCGCACCAGCGCAGCCTGGCCGAGGTCGAGCTGCGCCTGCGCCGCGACCTCGTGGACGACCTCATCGCCGGCACCGACGACGGGAGCGCGTACGCCCGCGCCGAGGCGATCGGGCACGATCTCCGCCGCCCGCACCACGTCGTCGTGCTGCGGTGGTCCGGCGACCTCGCCGAGGACGTGGTCGCCGAGGCCACGGGACGCAGCGTGACCACGCTCGGGCTCGCCTCGCTCGTGTCGCGCCACTCGGGCGCGGTCGTGCTGCTGGTCGCCGGGCCGCTGGACGGCGCGGCGCTGTACGCCTCGTTGTCGGAAAGCCTCGGCGCCGACGGGGCGATCGGCGTCGGCAGCCGCTGCGACACGCCGGGGCGCTTGCCCAAGTCCTACGGCGAAGCGGTGCGGGCGGTCCAGGTCCGGCGCGGCTCGCACACCCCGAACGGGGTGACCACGTTCGAGCAACTGGGGATCTACCGCCTCCTCGACACCGGGCAGAACCACGGCGACGTCGTCGAGTTCGTCCGCGAGTGGCTCGGGAAACTGCTCGACTACGACACCCAGCGCAACGCCGACCTGGTCGCGACGCTCGCGCAGTACCTCGAGTGCGGCGGCAGCTACGGCGACACCGCCGCCGCGCTGATGATCCACCGGAGCACGCTGCGCTACCGGCTCGGCCGGATCCGGGAGATCACGGAGCTGGACCTCAACGACGTGGACAGCAGGCTGAACCTGCACCTCGCCACCCGGGTGTGGCAGGTGCTGCGTGGATCGCAGTGA